A genomic window from Emys orbicularis isolate rEmyOrb1 chromosome 24, rEmyOrb1.hap1, whole genome shotgun sequence includes:
- the LOC135893996 gene encoding AN1-type zinc finger protein 5-like isoform X2, producing the protein MAQETNQTQVPMLCTTGCGFYGSPRTNGMCSVCYKEYLQRQQSSGQISPPANASNSPVASDSIPGQGTEGDPTPEDVKTSTQTPVTHQMTAMSISREETSSETVGYISTDETSSASSSSETLLEISQNSAEGEKTSEKPKQKKNRCFTCRKKIGLTGFDCRCGNLFCAIHRYSDMHSCPYDYKAEAAEKIRKENPIIVAEKIQKL; encoded by the exons ATGGCCCAGGAGACTAATCAAACACAGGTGCCTATGCTGTGTACCACAGGCTGTGGATTCTACGGCAGTCCCCGAACCAATGGGATGTGCTCAGTTTGCTATAAAGAGTATCTACAGAGGCAACAGAGCAGTGGCCAGATAAGCCCCCCAG CAAATGCCAGCAACAGTCCTGTGGCTTCAGATTCCATcccagggcagggcacagagGGAGACCCAACGCCTGAAGATGTGAAAACCAG CACTCAGACTCCTGTGACCCATCAGATGACGGCCATGAGCATATCCAGAGAGGAAACCAGCAGCGAGACAGTCGGATACATTAGCACAGACGAAACCTCCTCCGCATCTTCCTCATCAG AGACCCTCCTTGAAATATCCCAGAACTCTGCTGAGGGTGAGAAGACTTCAGAAAAACCCAAACAGAAAAAGAATCGCTGTTTTACTTGCCGGAAGAAGATCGGGCTAACTG GTTTCGACTGCCGCTGCGGGAACCTGTTCTGTGCCATCCACCGGTACTCTGACATGCACAGCTGCCCGTATGACTACAAGGCGGAGGCGGCCGAGAAGATCCGCAAGGAGAACCCCATTATTGTGGCAGAGAAGATCCAGAAGTTGTGA
- the LOC135893996 gene encoding AN1-type zinc finger protein 5-like isoform X1 — MAQETNQTQVPMLCTTGCGFYGSPRTNGMCSVCYKEYLQRQQSSGQISPPAANASNSPVASDSIPGQGTEGDPTPEDVKTSTQTPVTHQMTAMSISREETSSETVGYISTDETSSASSSSETLLEISQNSAEGEKTSEKPKQKKNRCFTCRKKIGLTGFDCRCGNLFCAIHRYSDMHSCPYDYKAEAAEKIRKENPIIVAEKIQKL; from the exons ATGGCCCAGGAGACTAATCAAACACAGGTGCCTATGCTGTGTACCACAGGCTGTGGATTCTACGGCAGTCCCCGAACCAATGGGATGTGCTCAGTTTGCTATAAAGAGTATCTACAGAGGCAACAGAGCAGTGGCCAGATAAGCCCCCCAG CAGCAAATGCCAGCAACAGTCCTGTGGCTTCAGATTCCATcccagggcagggcacagagGGAGACCCAACGCCTGAAGATGTGAAAACCAG CACTCAGACTCCTGTGACCCATCAGATGACGGCCATGAGCATATCCAGAGAGGAAACCAGCAGCGAGACAGTCGGATACATTAGCACAGACGAAACCTCCTCCGCATCTTCCTCATCAG AGACCCTCCTTGAAATATCCCAGAACTCTGCTGAGGGTGAGAAGACTTCAGAAAAACCCAAACAGAAAAAGAATCGCTGTTTTACTTGCCGGAAGAAGATCGGGCTAACTG GTTTCGACTGCCGCTGCGGGAACCTGTTCTGTGCCATCCACCGGTACTCTGACATGCACAGCTGCCCGTATGACTACAAGGCGGAGGCGGCCGAGAAGATCCGCAAGGAGAACCCCATTATTGTGGCAGAGAAGATCCAGAAGTTGTGA